From the Elusimicrobiota bacterium genome, one window contains:
- a CDS encoding NADH-quinone oxidoreductase subunit K, protein MSFWLEALIVLVVLSNLRVLGASRIDACVRTVAFQGVLLGLLPLLAHSDALTVRLFLQAGASTFIKALVFPWLLGRAVREAGVQRETDPFVSYTASLAAGILFLAVALWLGARLPSAGAEELRLLVPVALFTILVGLFIIVARRKAVTQVLGYLVLENGIYTFGMAFAEKQPLLVELGILLDVFVAVFVMGITIYHISREFDHIDADRLSELRD, encoded by the coding sequence GTGAGCTTCTGGCTCGAGGCGCTCATCGTCCTCGTCGTGCTCTCGAACCTGCGGGTGCTGGGCGCCAGCCGCATCGACGCCTGCGTGCGCACCGTCGCCTTCCAGGGCGTCCTGCTCGGACTGCTGCCGCTGCTCGCCCACTCCGACGCGCTCACCGTCCGCCTGTTCCTGCAGGCGGGGGCGAGCACGTTCATCAAGGCCCTCGTCTTCCCCTGGCTGCTCGGCCGCGCGGTGCGCGAGGCGGGCGTCCAGCGCGAGACCGACCCCTTCGTGAGCTACACGGCCTCGCTCGCCGCGGGCATCCTCTTCCTCGCCGTCGCGCTCTGGTTGGGCGCGCGCCTGCCCTCGGCGGGCGCCGAGGAGCTGCGCCTGCTCGTGCCGGTCGCGCTCTTCACCATCCTCGTCGGGCTCTTCATCATCGTCGCGCGGCGCAAGGCGGTGACCCAGGTGCTGGGCTACCTCGTCCTCGAGAACGGCATCTACACCTTCGGCATGGCCTTCGCGGAGAAGCAGCCCCTGCTCGTGGAGCTGGGCATCCTGCTCGACGTCTTCGTCGCGGTCTTCGTGATGGGCATCACGATCTACCACATCAGCCGCGAGTTCGACCACATCGACGCCGACCGGCTCTCGGAGCTGCGCGACTGA